A segment of the Psilocybe cubensis strain MGC-MH-2018 chromosome 5, whole genome shotgun sequence genome:
TGAACATATCCTCGTTTCCAGGGACTCTGAGAAAATCAGTACCGTAATCCTGTAGGCGTGTTTGATTTCATCTGAATTGGCATCTTCGAAGATTTCCAGGATGCGGTAAGCGTCTTGTACGGACATGGTAAGCATGAGGAGAGTTAGACCCTTAACGAAGGGCGGCGGCAAATCATTGACACGGTCGACGTTCCCTCGACCTCCCATTTATACATCCAAATCCTTATGTCGGCTCTAGAGAGTGGCAGAGTTATAATAAAGATCGCGCAAGCATCAGGTGCCCACAAGATCTAGGACAGATATAAATGAACTTCCGAAGTTCTCATTCATGAGCCCACAGGGAAAGCCAGTCCTCAGAGCTGGCCTCGTGGTGTTCGTAATGGCATAAAGCGGGAATGAAGAAGGACGCGCAATCGATTTATGCGAAGAAACGGCAAAGAAAAAGTACAACGATAGATGCAAACGCACTAACGGTTTGACCAGGTATACCCCTCGTCTGGTAGCAAACGAGGCCAGATGCGCAAAGTCCCGGTATGAAGCATTCCTTCGGTTTCCTGCCCACAATTCGATGGACCCCAAATTTAATGTGCTTACAACCGTACATATGTCGAAAGTTAATTGAAGTTCATTGTGTTGCATTCAGAGTTGGCAAGTCTTGCAGCAGGTTGTGATTGCTTCAAATTCGTCCTCCGAGAAAGTAGTACTCGTTAGGTATTGATAGTAAGGGGTCAAAGACATTTTAAGACTTAGCATGTCATCATGGCAgtggaaagaagaaagagatggaTAAAGTTGGGTCAACATGCTTATCAAACAAGTTACTTTCCCCATTGATCTCCGACCTCTTACTCCTCCACTATCACAGATTCACAATCACGTCCGAGTCGTATTTTGTTTCTTCCCGTATTTTAAGGATATCCTCCTAAGAGCAAGGAAAGAAGATATCAACCTTCTTCTCTCAGACAATTACATCCACCTTTCAAAGGGGGACAGTTTTTGTTACAACGCGGCCGAAGAAGTTGCGTGGTTTTTGCCTCCTCGGCCGTTATCTTCTGAGTCGAAGCGATGTCCTTCATCCTCCCTTTCTCTCCGAATCGCCTCGATTTTTCAACAGTATCAACACGTTTCGAACTTACTCTGGCCCTCCCGAACTATTCCGACGTTCAAGTTGGGATATCTACATCGCGCTATCGCTGCACTGACTCTTGAGTGCAATCAGTGACCGGCCTCCTTGAACATTTGCACCCCATCGCTTAAAAAGGGCATGCCTTACTACGTAGCTGTAACTGATAACCAGTCAATCTGTTGCGATTCATTACATCGTGATAACAATGAATACCGCACCGTGATGCATAGGCTTTCTTTGAAGCTATGTCGCGGCCGATTTCATGAAGTAACCGAATTTGGGCCCTTAACGCCTGCTTCCGGTCCTGCCTCATTGCATACTCTTAGGCTTGGTTAGCGCGATAACCTTCGAGCTTTCTTTAGCCCCGTCTGTCGTATTGTGGCAACCTTAACCTCCTGCAGGCTCAAGCGCAGTGAGTGTAATCAATTCGTTTATCCCTGTCAAGCCTCTCAACTTACGAAAATTGAGGACTTCCATTTATTCCGTAAAGACAGGCAACTATGcgagctactcggcgaccttTAGCACGATAAAAGAAGCATGTCGCGATAAGAAATGCGCAGTTCAGATGCCCGCCAACCGACACCAAATTTTATTACGCATGGACAAGAAAGTACCTTTGGGCAACTGTACGTCGATTATCTTTGATTGATTCATCTCATAGATCGCAGTGGTAGTAATTAGGCGATAGCATCGTACATACCAATGGTAGTGTTCAGCCAATTCTATCCATCGGCAGCTTTTCGTGAATTTCGTACTGAACGCACAATGGTACAGCACCCTCCCGAGTAAGCATGTCCGTATTTGAGCCCAGCTACGCTCCTAGATCATCACGCACATTGCACTCCACTTTCCTGCCGCCTTCATTTTCCCCTGGTGTAACGTTCCGCATGGTTATTGCGATCGAAGTTCGCTATAACCCATTGCGAGGTCTATGCACATAAAAAGTGTCTACAATTACAATCGGAAGGGTTGTGGAAGGTGTTATGGCAAGTCTCAGAAAAGCACTGCTAGGAGTCTACTCCAACGGGTCGTGGGTTCTTCCTCATGGATTTCAGGGATACGGCCTCTTTCGAAGCGCATTTCGTGAAGTGTGACCATTTTGGTTCTGAAAATCATGATCTTAAGGTAAACGAAAAGAATTTTAATAACAATGACAACAAATTATTGACCTGAATATCAACTTATAGCCTAAGATGGCTAGTAAGAAAACAGGCTGGTTTATTGACATCAGTGCCGTGAATACACGATCTTTCGTAATAGGGCAGGGATAAATATCGTCACTCACAATGGTGAGATAAGATGAAACAAAGGCCGGCACCCAGTTCCCTATTGCTGGGTCGTTCTCGAGAGAATTATCTTCTAATTCCCGAGCTGCACAACGTATGTAACTCGTAAACAGGTCTCTAAATTAATGTCCGTATTACAATGAGATGCTTACCCATCCTCCAGGGACCAGGACGTGTGAAAACAAACCACCCGTTAAAGATCAGGATAAGCACACACATAACAAAAGCATAAATTGCAATCTACAGCACGCGATCATCATGATGATTCGTGTGAGGCGAATCGGAACGGAATGACGGTGAGATACACGAGGCAACTTACCCATGGTTGCATGCGATATCTGTTCTTGTACAGCTCTTGGTGAGTTTGCTTGAaatctttgtctttcttctcCGCAGCAATAGTCCCTTGATACCAACTATAATCGTGAAATTACTAGGTCAATAGATTCGTGCGAAGCAATTCAACCCATTCAAATTCTCACCGAAGGTATGTAAAAAGCATGCCAATCCATGACAGCAAGGCAGTCGTGCTGTTCAGAGATGAGAGCCAATGGAAAATCTATGCAATGAAGTCGAGAAGTAAGTACACAGGGAACTTATTCATAAGAATCTTGACAAAACTCACTTCCTCAGCTCTTGTTCGAGACAAAGACATGAACGCCATCAATGCAAAACAAGCAGATGCAAGAATTCCAACCCATGGAATAATTGTCTTATTTGCTTCATTCCGAAAAATTGCGGCACAGAATCGCGGAGCGTGGCCACACCTTGCAAGATAGTACAGGAATCGGCTAGAGATATACACTGACAAAGGATGAATTTGAAATACATTTTTCAATTATAGTGAATGCACCGACCATCTGAAGTTGCGGCACTAAAGGCAGAAATAACGAAAGCTGCGTTGTAAATATGCTCCAGGTgtttgagacgtgcatttTGCATGGCAATGACAAAGGGCGAAGATAGAACAAGGGTGTGTCCAGGACTCCCTATTGTCGGTCCTGTGAGCCTAGGGTCGTCAGACCTAACCAACAGTCCTGCCACAAAGACAGCCAAGACATAAAAGAGGGTTCTATGAGTATGAATGCCATAATATGCGGTCAGGAAAGCTTAGTTCATCATGTGGAACAGACCACTTGCATTCGTATCCAAACGCGATTCACCGCACGAGGGATGTTCTGAAGATATGTTCAACAAAGGAAACGTGAGTGCCAAAACTGAAGTGACTTGGATTACCTTTGCCGGATTTTGTACCTGTGTAAATTCATACCATTTTCGTAAGTCGGAAGTTCAAACGCAGAAAAAAGGGCTTTACCTCTCCAGCAGCGACACCAGGAATCTCGGTTCcagaaaaagcaaagacTGCCTACAAGTTGAACGTTACAAATTACTCTCAACCAACAAGATTGAAAGTATAAATATAGACACTACCTGAATCATCGAAGACCAGACGCCCAAAAACCTGCCGAGGGTTCCTTTGGCTCTAAATTCTACAAAAGGCCCAGGATTTCTCCAATTCTTGAGGCCAATAAACCTAAGTTAACGTGAACAACTCGATGAAAATAACGCGTAAGTATACAATTCTGCATACCCTTCTGTTCCACCGCCTAGATCGAGGATTATTCCTCCAAGTACGAGCGAAACAACGGTAAGAATCTTGAAACAGCTAAAGGAAAACTCTGCCTCTCCATACGCCCGAGACCCGAAGCAGTTAATACCAATGGCAAGGACGAGCTAACCAAAAAAAGATCCATTAACGTCTGCGATCGAATTTGAATGGATTCAAGGTCGTATAAACTCACGAATACGCTTATTGTTATGAGGTTGATAGTACTGGAAAGAATGAGAGCAGGGTTCCATAATCGCATTACATCTGAGAAGATTACAGACTCGCTCACTTTATGGACTCAGCGCTACCGTTAGGGAAAAATCCATTAAATAGTATCGTTGCGGCACTCAATTCGGTCGGCAAGATTATCGCCCTGCAGATATAACAGAAGAATACGGGGTGACATCGTAAAGCAGTGAGCTTCACATACCAGCTATACCAAGCGTTCCAGCCTGAGTAGGATCAAGTCAGCAAAATGATTTTAGCACCATCAAAATTGGCAGCTTAGAATACCTAGGGCAAATCCCAATGCGGGATCAACATATAATCCTGCAAGTCCAACAGGTCCTCCAACGTTGGGCCTTATTGATCATATCTGGTCACCGGCAATGATAATTAAGAGGAAATAGATAAGGCTCAACAAAAAGGCTACAATCTCTCCAATTGATGTAACCTAGGCCCTATGAATCAATATGCCCTCCATAAACAAAGAAAATGTCTGGACACACCACAGACCACACAACGCTCCCAGTTATTGCGTATCCCTACTAGTAATTCAGTCAACCAACAGAAAAGCGTGAGTTGGGGTGAATGTAACTTGCCAACAGTAAGCCCACTGGCCCAGCATTATGCAATGCTATTGAAGGGTAAGATATAGAATCAGAACTACCGAACGATCCATAAAGCTGCTGTAATACCTGTCGCACTCCCGATGAATAGACCAGTCCTAGTTTGTTAAAATTGAGGTAGCCTAAACCACCTGTAAAACTTGAAACCACAATGCACCTCACCCGATGACTCCACCTGCATTTCTGGTCAATAAGATCGCCATTTTTCGGCGTTCTGAAAAGGGTACATACCTATTGAGATGACACTGACTGTCGTGACGTCGCCAAGCAAGTGAGCCTTGGAAAAGAGTTTTAGCAGGCTGTGCTTTACTCACTGTGTCTAATCACGACCAATAAATCGCATACGTAGTAAGCAACTTCGCTTAACAGTCGCGGTGTAAGTAATTACATACCTTCGATTGATTTGTGGTGGTAGCTCTTCTCCGATCTCACTCCATCTCCAAGAAAAATAAATGAGTTAAATTGGAAAAAATAAACGGAATCAATAAACCTTTGTTGATACTTCTCCAGCCGAAGTCTTGCGGCATCCAATGATGCACTGAATTTGTTCATTGTTGCGTTGTGGATATCATTGTTGGACCGAATCGTGTGACCATTCACTTCATACTCCGAAGGCAAAGTAGGTGGACCATTGCTGGCCCTACTACGTAGCTGGAACTGCTCCATAGCCGATTAATAGAGCTGGATAACTAgggaaaggggaagggggGAAAGAGGTGAGATAAGGCTGGGATTATCATCAGTCTCCCAAGCCTGCAGCGGCTATGGGAATTGTTGACACAACTTGAGACACAACTTGAAGTACCCTTCAAGTTGAAATCTCACTTAACTCTAACTGCGGGATCCTTTCTCATGCTCAGCGCTCAGGTCCCAACCGTGTGATGGACGTTTAGATTGATGTCAGGCAGAGGTTATGGCGCTTATGATCAGCACCTCTTGATAGGTGCTATTGGCGCGCAATTTGGATTGCGATGAAAGTTGTCGATGGAGCATGTGTTAGCAAGGCTTGATTTAGTAATAATTTCAAGTACGATGCAGAAATCTATTGCGTGCTTGAGATAGATAGAGAGGCTCTGGTCTTTTGATTTGTAATCCAAGTTTGGGCCGAAGTTGTGTGGGTTATTATTCTGATCAGTGCCAGTGACTGATCAGTATGTCGATAATAGTCCACTTCAATCAAAGTCAGTGACTATgtaaagaagagaaaggagtCTTTGCTCCTGTCGCGGTTTTAGTGCGGCTGAGTAGTGAGCTCCAAAAAGGTTCGACCGCCGTGGCCGAGTTACAGAAATTCATTACGATAACGATAGCTTGAACGTCGTTTAAGGCTTCCCGATCTAAGTATATAACGGATATGAATAATTAAAGAAAAATTCATCAGTGGCAGCAACTTAGTCAGGTTCAACTTGTCCATCTTGGATGTTGTTATTTTATTTGATTTAGCCCAGCACACTTGTGGACATCAACAAGTAAAGCTAGTAGGTTTGTGTTCGGCGTTCGAAATAAAATTGTGCATCGATATAGCAGATCTCAGAAAAGCACTGCTAGGAGCCTACTCCAACGGGTCGTGGGTATTTCCTCGCCATCGTCATGAATATAACCTCTGTCAAAGCGCATTTCGCGAAGAGTGACCATTTTGGTCCTGGAAGTCATAATCTCAAGGTCAACGAAGAAAACCTTGATAATaatgaaaacaaaaacaaattaTTGACCTGAATATCAACTTATACCCTAGGATGGCTAGTAAGAAAAAAGGCTGTTTTATTTACAAAGAACGTCGTGAATACATTAATCTTTTATAATAGGTCATAAATGAATATCAACACTTACAATGGCGAGATAAGATGAAACAAAAGTCGGCACCCAGTTTCCTATATCTGGGTCGGACTCTACAGGTATATCGTCTAGTTCCCGAGCTGCATAAAATACCTGGGTCGTGAGCTGGTCCCTAAAACAGTTTGCGTGTTGCAACGAGCTACTTACCCATTCTCCAGGGCCCAGGACGTGTAAAAACGAACCAACCATTAAAGATTAGGATAAGCACGCACATCACAAAAGCATAAATTGCTATCTATACCACGCGATCATGTAAAGCAAATCGGCACGGGATCACAGTAGGTCCACGAGGCAACTTACCCATGGCTGCATGCGATATCTGTTTTTGTACAGTTCTTGGTGAGTTTGCTTGAAATCCTTGAAATCCTTTTCCTTAGCGATAGTCCCTTGATACCAACTATAATCAGGAAACCACCGGGTCAATGTCATTCTACGAAGCAATTCAAACCATTTAAATATTCTCACCGAAGGTATGTAAAAAGCATGCCAATCCATGACAGCAAGGCAGTCGTGCTGTTCAGAGATGAGAGCCAATGGAATATCTATGCATGAAGTCGAGAAGTGAGTACACAGGGCACTTGATCATAAGAATCTTGACAAAACTCACTTCCTCGGCACTCGTCTGAGATACGGACATAAAGGCTAACAGTGCGATGCATGCAGATACGAGAATTCCAACCCATGGAATGACTGTTTTTTTGCGTTTGCTGTGATAGATTGCAGCACAAAATCGTGGGGCATGACCACATCTTGAAAGATAGTACAGGAATCGACTAGAGATGTATACTTTCCAAAGGATCCAGTTAGATTACAAGATTTAGTCGTAGTAGATATACTGACCATCTGAAGTAGCGGCACTGAACGCAGATATTACGAACGCTGCGTTGCAGATATGCTCTAAGTGTTTGAGATGCGAATATTCCATGGCGATGACAAAGGGCGAAGATAGAACAAGGGTGTGACCAGGACTCCCTGTGGTCGGTCCTGTGAGCCTAGGATCGTCAGACCTGACCAACAGTCCTGCCACAAAGACTGCCAGGACATAAAACAGGGTTCTAATGAACAACATGATCTCAGGTCATAAAATCTCAGCTCACGCAAAACAGACCACTTGCATTCGTATCCAGACGCGATTCACTGCGCGAGGAATATTCTAAGTTGCTattcagaaaagaaaacttaACTTTTATAACCGAGTAGAGATTATATACCTTTGCCGGGTTCTGCACCTGGGTAGAGACAAAATTCGTATTTTTTGTCTGTGAATGGAAATcggaagaaaaaaggtatATACCTCTCCAGCAGCGACACCGGGAATTTCGGTCccaaaaaatgcaaaaacgGCCTACAGAGACGTCACATGTTACTGTAAATCGTCCAAAAGGATTTTGCacgatgaaaagaaagcatACCTGACTCATTGAAGACCATACACCCAAGAACTTGCCGAGGGAACCCTTCGCTCTCCATTCCACGAACGGGCCTGGATCTCTCCAGTTTTTGAAGCCAATAAACCTATTCAGATTATGAACGAAAACAAAATCAATCAACAATTTCGTGACAATTACACACCCTCCTGTTCCGCCTCCCAGGTCAAGAATGATTCCCGTAATTATGAGAGATACAATGGTAAGAATCTTGAAACAGCTAAAGGCAAACTCTGCCTCGCCATACGCCCGAGACCCGAAGCAATTGATACCGATTGCAAGGACGAGCTAAACAGAAAATGTCATTAATGTGTGCGATCGGCTTCGATGCTCTGCAAGCTCACCATTATGCTCATGGTTATAAGGTTGATATTACTGGAAAGGAACACAACGGTTCAGAATCACATTACGATTGAGCCTTCCACGAGGAAACACACGTACTGTATAGACTCAGCGCTCGCATTGGGAAAAAAACCATTAAAAAGTATCGCTGCGGCACTCAGTTCTGTCGGTAAAATTATTGCCCTAAAAATACATAGTTATTCGTTGGCCATCACAGTAAGCAAAAACAACCTACCAGTTATACCATGCGTTCCAACCTGAGTACACGAGTCAGCGCATGTATGGTTTTGTAACATCTGACAACATGGAATACCCAGTGCGAAACCCAGAGCAGGATCAACATATAGTCCTGCAAGTCCAACTGGACCACCTACATTGGGCCTAGGTATATAGTTAGTGGTAGTGAGTGTTCGAAAGGGAACGTTAAACTTGCAAAAAAGCGACTATCTCTCCGATGGATATCACCTAGTTTTTCACAGCTTTTAAAAGGTACTTTTGTCCGCCGAAAAAGAACAGGCTTACGACAGACCAAACAACTGTCCCAGTTATTATATAACCCTAGATTTCTTTCACCATAGTAATTCAAAAATATGACGATTGTAACGAACCAAAAGTGTGCCAACAGGACCAGCATGACGCAACGCTACAGAACAGTAAGATGTGGGTCCGCTAGTGAACAATCCATTAAGCGACTAAAAATACCCGTTGCGGTTCCAATGTATAGGCCAGTCCTAATTTTGGTAAAAATTCAGCTAATGGCCTCTGTCAAAATTAACGAATATATGATCCGCCTCACCCAATGACACCACCTACATCCCCAATAATGAGGTCAAACCAGTTTCGGGATCCGATGAAGGGAGGAAACTCGCCTATTGATATGACACTGACTTCGTGCAAAAAGAATTGAACACCATGCAAATATGCCACAAGTTGGTGTAATTTTCCCACTTACTATGTCTGATCATCAGAAAATAAAGCAAGTGAGTATACAAGGACACAACGTGTTGGGTACAACGCACACCTTCGATTGATTTGAGGCGGAAGCTCTTGTCCGATCTCGCCCCATCTTCAGTAAACAACCGTATTAGATTCTGCAGGAAAGGAGACTTTAAAACAGATTGAAGGCAAACCTTTCCTGATACTTCTCTATCCGTATTTTTGCTGCGTCGAATATGGGTCTTCTTGAATTGTGACTATTGGATCGAAGTGGTCGACCACTTGCACTTTGCCCCAGCGGTGAAGTGGATGAGTTTGTGGCAGGACTGACGGTTCGGACCCTGTTGCGCAGTTCAAGCTGTTCCATGGACGGGTAGTGCGTGGGATACGGGAATGGAAAGGTagaaaggaaggaatgaAAGATCAAATCCTTCGGGCGTCGTGGGCTGTTATAATGACTTGAAAGATGCCTATTCTGTAGTGCTGCCCCGACAGCGCGGATGTTTAGATTGAAATCATAGAACACAATGCAAACGGCCGAGCGAAAATAGTGACCCAATAGAGATAACGTCAAAGATAGCCCCATTTTGACAGATGCTATTAGCGCGCAGTGGGGTGCGGAATGCACTCGTGTTCTTGGGTGCCGTGTGCCATCCCGACAGTATTCTTGCATGGGTGGACGCTATGCGCTCTA
Coding sequences within it:
- a CDS encoding Proline-specific permease, producing MSIMLVLAIGINCFGSRAYGEAEFAFSCFKILTIVSLIITGIILDLGGGTGGFIGFKNWRDPGPFVEWRAKGSLGKFLGVWSSMSQAVFAFFGTEIPGVAAGEVQNPAKNIPRAVNRVWIRMQVVCFATLFYVLAVFVAGLLVRSDDPRLTGPTTGSPGHTLVLSSPFVIAMEYSHLKHLEHICNAAFVISAFSAATSDGQYIYYD
- a CDS encoding putative amino-acid permease (putative amino-acid permease C777.04), which produces MEQFQLRSRASNGPPTLPSEYEVNGHTIRSNNDIHNATMNKFSASLDAARLRLEKYQQRWSEIGEELPPQINRRPNVGGPVGLAGLYVDPALGFALGWNAWYSWAIILPTELSAATILFNGFFPNGSAESINTINLITISVFLVLAIGINCFGSRAYGEAEFSFSCFKILTVVSLVLGGIILDLGGGTEGFIGLKNWRNPGPFVEFRAKGTLGRFLGVWSSMIQAVFAFSGTEIPGVAAGEVQNPAKVIQVTSVLALTFPLLNISSEHPSCGESRLDTNASGLLVRSDDPRLTGPTIGSPGHTLVLSSPFVIAMQNARLKHLEHIYNAAFVISAFSAATSDVYISSRFLYYLARCGHAPRFCAAIFRNEANKTIIPWVGILASACFALMAFMSLSRTRAEEIFHWLSSLNSTTALLSWIGMLFTYLRWYQGTIAAEKKDKDFKQTHQELYKNRYRMQPWIAIYAFVMCVLILIFNGWFVFTRPGPWRMARELEDNSLENDPAIGNWVPAFVSSYLTIIMIFRTKMVTLHEMRFERGRIPEIHEEEPTTRWSRLLAVLF